A region from the Alnus glutinosa chromosome 5, dhAlnGlut1.1, whole genome shotgun sequence genome encodes:
- the LOC133869093 gene encoding protein UNUSUAL FLORAL ORGANS, producing MEAFHPSMTLPFSYTFATTITGSGSSSTSNTANTITTPWMDRRIWSKLPQRLLDRVLAFLPPPAFFRARAVCKRWYALLFSDTFLEIYLQISPRHNWFLFFKHKTLKSYIYRNSSGGGDHGDNIIAPCEGYLFDPYDITWYRLSFALVPAGFSPASSSGGLVCWVSDEAGPKSIILCNPVLGSLTQLPPTLRPRLFPSIGLTVSPSSIDVIIAGDDMISPYAVKNLTAENFHIDGGGFYSIWGTTSSLPRLCSLESGRMVYVGEKFYCMNYSPFSVLAHDVTTNAWCKIQAPMRRFLRSPSLVESKGNLLLVAAVEKSKLNVPKSFRLWSLQACGTTWVEVERMPQQLYLQFEELEGGNGFDCVGHGEFVVIMIRGSSDKALLLDVFRKIWQWIPPCPYSQGGSGDGRGGELHGFAYEPRLATPVTGLLDQLTTIPFQPFSG from the coding sequence ATGGAAGCTTTTCACCCTTCTATGACCTTACCCTTTTCCTACACTTTCGCTACTACAATCACTGGAAGTGGAAGTAGTAGTACTAGTAACACTGCAAACACTATCACCACTCCATGGATGGACAGAAGGATATGGAGTAAACTCCCACAGAGGCTGCTCGATCGTGTGCTTGCTTTTCTTCCACCACCAGCCTTCTTCCGCGCACGTGCTGTATGCAAGAGATGGTATGCTCTCTTGTTTTCTGACACCTTtcttgaaatatatctccaaaTATCTCCTCGCCACAATTGGTTCCTATTCTTCAAGCACAAAACTCTCAAAAGCTACATATATAGGAACAGTAGTGGCGGTGGAGATCATGGTGACAATATTATTGCACCTTGTGAAGGATATCTCTTTGACCCTTATGATATCACATGGTACCGGCTTTCCTTTGCTTTGGTCCCCGCCGGTTTCTCTCCGGCTTCTTCCTCTGGTGGCTTGGTTTGCTGGGTTTCCGACGAGGCCGGTCCAAAAAGTATAATCCTATGCAACCCGGTTCTTGGCTCTCTAACTCAACTGCCTCCCACTCTAAGACCTCGGCTCTTTCCTTCTATTGGCTTGACTGTTAGCCCTTCGTCAATAGACGTCATTATCGCCGGCGATGACATGATTTCTCCTTACGCCGTCAAGAATCTGACGGCGGAGAACTTTCATATTGATGGGGGTGGGTTTTACTCAATATGGGGAACGACTTCTTCTCTCCCGAGGCTTTGTAGCCTTGAGTCAGGCAGAATGGTTTACGTGGGAGAAAAATTCTACTGCATGAACTACAGCCCGTTTAGCGTTTTAGCTCATGATGTCACAACAAATGCATGGTGCAAGATTCAAGCTCCCATGCGCAGATTTCTACGATCGCCAAGCTTGGTTGAGAGCAAGGGAAATCTTCTGTTAGTCGCGGCGGTCGAGAAAAGCAAGCTGAATGTTCCGAAGAGCTTCAGGCTTTGGAGCTTGCAAGCTTGCGGAACTACGTGGGTGGAAGTTGAAAGAATGCCGCAGCAACTGTATCTTCAGTTTGAGGAGCTGGAAGGTGGAAATGGGTTTGATTGTGTCGGGCATGGGGAGTTTGTTGTGATTATGATTCGAGGGTCGTCCGACAAGGCTTTGCTGTTGGATGTTTTTCGGAAAATTTGGCAGTGGATTCCTCCATGTCCGTACTCTCAAGGTGGCAGCGGCGATGGACGAGGTGGCGAGTTGCATGGTTTTGCTTATGAGCCTAGACTCGCTACGCCGGTCACCGGACTCCTGGACCAGCTGACCACCATCCCGTTTCAGCCTTTCAgtggttaa